The proteins below are encoded in one region of Lepisosteus oculatus isolate fLepOcu1 chromosome 10, fLepOcu1.hap2, whole genome shotgun sequence:
- the LOC138241493 gene encoding uncharacterized protein encodes MPVLQENTARAKRSTTRTVKKKAAVGLCSRPLARVPTCRSSTCMETFRQQQEQYDALLGRIGRLETLLKMQRKETVCSSSQTVEQLSPEKFLSPPCRLQCLAEALPPAEHTPPQDTPSRPLSSPPLRNLLMPSPLSISPQEAQRNSLTPVGRIILPDVQLLPITQEMEGGLYLQCIGIDGKARADRYAALVFRNLVTFEIY; translated from the exons cctgttcttcaagaaaacaccgcacgggcgaaacgatctaccaccaggacagtaaaaaagaaagcg gccgtgggtctctgctctcggccactggccagggtgccaacctgtagaagcagcacctgtatggagacatttcggcagcagcaggagcagtacgatgcattactagggaggattgggaggctagagacactcctgaaaatgcagaggaaggagacagtatgttccagcagtcaaacagttgagcagctgtctcccgaaaagttcCTCTCCCCGCCgtgcaggttgcaatgcctggcggaagctctgccccccgcagagcacacaccgcctcaggatactccatcccggcctctcagttcaccaccgctcaggaatctgttgatgccgTCCCCGCtgtctatctccccccaggaagcacagcggaattcactgacgccagtgggacgaataattctcccagatgtccaactgctacccatcacccaggagatggagggggggttgtacttgcagtgcatcggcatagacgggaaagcaagagccgaccgctacgccgccctcgtgtttcgaaatcttgtgacttttgaaatttactga